The genomic DNA GACCGCCTGCGCCGATCGGTAAGCTGCGCAAGACGGGCGAAGAAGACAGACGGAATCGGCGAAATTTCGCCGCAATCGGCAGCGAAGGACCGCGTGATATCCGGATTGATGTGATTTGGCACGCGATTTTCTAGACTAAGCTTTGACCCTGCTGGAGCACTGCCATGGACGGTTGGTTTATGGCGAAAGTAATCTATACTTGATCTGCTCGAGCGACACGCCCCAACCACACGCGATGCAATCGATTGGAATTGCTACGGTGGGGGGCAGTAGGTGATGAATGACTGAAGCGACATTATCGATTTCACAACCCAATCAAATCCTTTCGCTGTTCGGACCGCGCGACCAAAACGTGCGTCTGTTGCGGGAACGATTTGATGTTTCGATCACGCACCGCGATGGGCAGATTCGTGTCTCCGGGCCTCAAGAAGAGGTGCGGCGGGCGACTCAGGCGCTGGAGCGTTTGCGCGACCAATTGATCCGCAACGGCGTCGTTAACCAAGACGACCTCGACGCGGTATTGGCCGACGACGACGGATCGCCGCGGTCGGGCAAGATCCGCAGCGGTGGTGAGATTCAAATCCGCCATGCCGGTCGTCGGATCAAACCGCGTACCGAAGGGCAGGCGCGTTACGTCGCGGCGATTCGCAAGCACGACTTAAGTTTTTGCATCGGGCCAGCTGGTACCGGGAAAACCTATCTCGCCGTTGCGATGGCCGTCGAAGCGTTAAAAGCGGAAGAAGTGCGGAAGATCGTACTGGTCCGCCCCGCAGTCGAAGCTGGGGAGAGTCTCGGCTTTCTACCGGGTGATTTGCGAGCTAAGCTAAACCCGTACTTACGTCCGCTGTTAGATGCGTTGGGTGAGATGGTCGATTACGATCACTCCCGCGCGTTGATGGAGCAGGACGTGATCGAAGTGATTCCGTTAGCTTACATGCGTGGTCGGACGTTAAACGATGCCTTCATCATTTTGGATGAAGCGCAAAACACGACGATCGCGCAGATGAAGATGTTCCTGACGCGGCTGGGCGAACGCAGCAAGATGGTTGTCTCGGGCGACTCGACGCAAGTCGATCTGCCACGCGGCGTCCAAAGCGGTCTGGTCGATGCCATCGGCCGACTCCGCAACGTCAAAGGAATTGGGCTTTCGAAACTGGAAACTACCGATATTGTGCGGCACCGCTTGGTGCAGGAAATTGTCAACGCCTACGAGGAAGACAAGGGATAGCCGAAGTCTGGCCACGAGCCCGTCGAAGCGGAACCAGCGCGATCTGCGCTCATTCTCCGTTGGGACGGTCGATGTCAACTGTCGGCTAATACGATGAGTTCCGCAACACAAAATCGAACGCGCAGCGAGCGAGTCGCCTCGCTGCAACTGCCGCCCGGCAAGTTTCAGCGTTTCATCGCCCTGGTGCGTCAAAGCCAAGTCTGGGTTCGATTCACCCTTGCGCTCACCGCGGCGCTGGTCATCCTGACGGTCTGCCAATGCTGGCGAGTCCCGTTTGCATTCCGCACCGGATATATCCCGCCGCGCGACATGTACGCTCGCGTGCAATTCGATGTCCCCGATCTCGCGAAAACTCAATCCGCCAAGGATCTTAAACGCCGAAGCGTGATCGCGTTTTACAGCAATCGCAGCCTGCCGCTGACGCAGTTGCGCGAGAAGTTGAAGGATCAAATGTTCCTGGTGCTCGAGGCGCCGTCGTTTGATCAACTGAGTGATTCCGCTCGCGATGCCTGGGCCCAGTTCTTCAAAGGCGACGAAACCGCTGGCCCCGACGAGACCGCGCCGGCAACCTTTGCTGCACTCAAAGCAACATTTGCCGAGGACAAGGAACTGCAGAAGCTGGACAAAGCGATCCGCTTGGCAATGTTCCCCTTCTACGAAACCGGATTGCTGCGGAGCCTGGAACACGAAGAGGGTGACGCCAGTTCGATCCGCGTCTATCCCGAAAACCAACCCTCCGATATTCAGCTTGTCCCGGTCGATCGGGTTCGCATCGCGCAGGCCTCTTTGGACCTGAAGCAGCGGATCGTCGAAGAATTCAAGCTGCAATTCGAATTCGAAAAGTCGCCGCGAGCCGCCAAGATCGTCGCCGATTGGTTAGCCGATCGGTTGCCGGTAACACTGGCTTACGATGAGGCACGCAGCGAAGAGGCACGTAAAAAGGCTGCCGACGCCGTCCCCGACGTGATGACCACCTATTATCCCGGTCGCACATCGATCGCACCGTCGGGCAAACCGCTGGGTAAACAGCAACTGGATCTGCTGCAGTCCGAATGGAACGCGCTTCAAAGCGAGCGTTCGTTTACCGACGGCATGATGCGTCTGGTCGCCTACGCCGGAATGATCGGGGCACTCTACCTGCTGTGTGGATCGTACATCTATTTCGTTCACGATCCGGTATTGATCACCGATGTCGGCAAGCTGACGCGTTTGTTGTCGTTGGTGGTCGTGGTGATCTGCGCCTGC from Rosistilla oblonga includes the following:
- a CDS encoding PhoH family protein; this encodes MTEATLSISQPNQILSLFGPRDQNVRLLRERFDVSITHRDGQIRVSGPQEEVRRATQALERLRDQLIRNGVVNQDDLDAVLADDDGSPRSGKIRSGGEIQIRHAGRRIKPRTEGQARYVAAIRKHDLSFCIGPAGTGKTYLAVAMAVEALKAEEVRKIVLVRPAVEAGESLGFLPGDLRAKLNPYLRPLLDALGEMVDYDHSRALMEQDVIEVIPLAYMRGRTLNDAFIILDEAQNTTIAQMKMFLTRLGERSKMVVSGDSTQVDLPRGVQSGLVDAIGRLRNVKGIGLSKLETTDIVRHRLVQEIVNAYEEDKG